A stretch of the Streptococcus suis genome encodes the following:
- a CDS encoding GntR family transcriptional regulator: MAWKFDNNIPIYIQISNTIKLQIVTNQLKSGDKLPTVRDLAETAGVNPNTVQRALSDLEIEGFVYSVRTTGRYVTDNEELIRRTRLQLAQNELDNFVTNMLDLGFKQDELVKQLDDFLKGVSYE; the protein is encoded by the coding sequence ATGGCTTGGAAATTTGATAATAACATCCCAATATACATCCAGATAAGTAATACCATAAAATTGCAAATAGTAACAAACCAATTAAAATCAGGAGACAAACTTCCTACTGTCCGAGATTTAGCTGAGACTGCTGGTGTAAACCCGAACACAGTCCAACGGGCCTTGTCTGACCTAGAAATAGAGGGATTCGTTTACTCCGTTAGAACCACTGGCAGATATGTGACAGATAACGAAGAACTAATCCGACGAACTCGTCTCCAATTAGCACAGAATGAATTAGATAATTTTGTTACAAATATGCTTGATTTAGGTTTCAAGCAAGACGAATTAGTTAAACAACTAGATGATTTCTTGAAGGGAGTTTCTTATGAATAA